A portion of the Acidihalobacter yilgarnensis genome contains these proteins:
- a CDS encoding NAD(P)(+) transhydrogenase (Re/Si-specific) subunit beta → MNFVIQAAYFVAAILFIVGLKQMSSPVGARRGILWAGAGMLVAVLVTFFSPDIHGVGNYLLMFLAIGIGGGLAWWSGKRVAMTDMPQMIALYNGMGGGAAAAIAAVELIRYEPMSADVQAIAVVGALIGTMAFSGSLIAFAKLQGLLKGTVRYPQQQMVNLAVFGITVLFGAIIALSGTDYAGILLFLFFALALAFGVLMTLPIGGADMPVVISLYNALTGLAVGFEGFVLGNPAMMIAGIVVGAAGSLLTQLMAKAMNRSIRNVLFSNFGGGSAGATEESVDGSLKPIEGSDAGIMMAYADKMIVVPGYGMAVAQAQHKIWELCELLMERGVKVKFAIHPVAGRMPGHMNVLLAEAGVPYDLIYDLDEINNEFATADVALVIGANDVVNPVARTNPDSPIYGMPILNADKAKNVVVIKRGQGAGFSGIENALFYADNTRMLYGDGQKAVSELIQAVKTL, encoded by the coding sequence ATGAACTTCGTGATCCAGGCCGCCTATTTCGTCGCGGCCATCCTGTTCATCGTGGGGCTCAAACAGATGAGCTCGCCGGTCGGTGCCCGGCGCGGCATCCTGTGGGCCGGCGCCGGCATGCTGGTGGCGGTGCTGGTGACCTTCTTCTCGCCGGATATCCATGGTGTCGGCAACTATCTTCTGATGTTCCTCGCCATCGGCATCGGCGGCGGGTTGGCGTGGTGGTCGGGCAAGCGCGTGGCGATGACCGACATGCCGCAGATGATCGCGCTCTACAATGGTATGGGTGGCGGTGCGGCGGCGGCGATCGCGGCGGTCGAGCTGATTCGCTACGAGCCGATGAGTGCGGACGTACAGGCCATCGCGGTGGTCGGCGCGTTGATCGGTACGATGGCCTTCTCCGGCTCGCTGATCGCCTTCGCAAAACTGCAGGGCTTGCTCAAAGGCACGGTGCGCTACCCGCAGCAGCAGATGGTCAACCTCGCCGTATTCGGTATCACCGTGCTGTTCGGTGCGATCATCGCGCTTTCAGGCACCGATTACGCAGGTATATTGTTGTTCCTGTTCTTCGCGCTGGCGCTCGCCTTTGGTGTGCTGATGACCTTGCCCATCGGTGGCGCGGACATGCCGGTGGTGATCTCGCTCTACAACGCCCTTACCGGGCTTGCCGTCGGTTTCGAGGGCTTCGTGCTCGGTAACCCCGCGATGATGATCGCGGGCATCGTGGTCGGTGCCGCTGGTTCGCTGCTGACCCAGCTGATGGCCAAGGCGATGAACCGTTCGATCCGCAACGTGCTGTTCAGCAACTTCGGCGGCGGCAGCGCCGGAGCGACGGAGGAATCCGTCGACGGCAGCCTTAAGCCCATCGAGGGCAGCGATGCCGGCATCATGATGGCCTATGCCGACAAGATGATCGTGGTGCCGGGCTACGGCATGGCGGTGGCCCAGGCGCAGCACAAAATCTGGGAACTGTGCGAGCTGCTCATGGAGCGCGGGGTAAAGGTCAAGTTTGCGATTCACCCGGTGGCCGGGCGTATGCCAGGGCATATGAACGTGCTGCTGGCCGAGGCCGGTGTACCCTATGACCTGATCTACGACCTCGATGAAATCAACAACGAGTTCGCCACCGCCGATGTCGCATTGGTGATCGGTGCGAACGACGTGGTCAATCCGGTCGCACGAACCAATCCGGATAGCCCGATTTACGGCATGCCGATCCTCAACGCGGACAAGGCGAAGAACGTCGTCGTCATCAAGCGCGGGCAGGGTGCCGGTTTCTCGGGTATCGAGAACGCCCTGTTCTATGCCGACAATACGCGCATGCTCTACGGCGATGGTCAGAAGGCCGTCAGCGAACTCATCCAGGCGGTCAAGACCCTCTAG
- a CDS encoding Re/Si-specific NAD(P)(+) transhydrogenase subunit alpha: MPIKLAVPKESATGERRVALDPATVKRLVGLGVEVLVQKGAGARAYFPDESFVEAGAHIVGTAAGLLKEADVLLKVQAPTEKEVAGLREGATVIATIMAYRQTEVITLMREHKLTCFAMELIPRISRAQSMDVLSSQAAVAGYKAAIMGADLSSRFFPMLTTAAGTIRPATVLVIGAGVAGLQALATARRLGAIVQGYDVRSAAREQVESLGAKFIELPIKAEGEGGYARELTDEEKAQQADALAAYIAKVDVLITTAAIPGRPSPKIVSQAMAEGMKPGAVIIDLAAEGGGNCELTQPGKTITHGEVIIHGPLNIPSQVPLHASEMYAKNLFAFLQLMLAEGELKPDFEDEVIAKSLLTRDGTITHEPTRALVEGASQ; this comes from the coding sequence ATGCCGATCAAGCTGGCCGTACCGAAGGAGTCCGCCACTGGCGAGCGCCGGGTGGCGCTGGACCCAGCCACGGTCAAACGCCTTGTCGGGTTGGGCGTCGAAGTGCTGGTGCAAAAGGGGGCTGGTGCTCGCGCCTACTTCCCGGACGAGTCCTTTGTCGAGGCGGGTGCTCACATTGTCGGTACGGCGGCCGGTCTGCTCAAGGAGGCCGACGTGCTGCTCAAGGTGCAGGCGCCAACCGAGAAGGAGGTTGCGGGGCTGCGCGAGGGCGCGACGGTGATCGCTACGATCATGGCATATCGTCAGACCGAGGTGATTACGTTGATGCGCGAGCACAAACTGACCTGCTTCGCCATGGAGCTGATTCCCCGCATTTCGCGCGCACAGTCCATGGACGTGCTGTCCTCACAGGCGGCGGTGGCCGGCTACAAGGCCGCGATCATGGGCGCCGATCTTTCCAGCCGCTTTTTTCCGATGCTGACCACGGCTGCAGGCACGATTCGCCCAGCCACGGTGTTGGTGATCGGCGCCGGCGTGGCTGGGCTGCAGGCACTGGCCACGGCGCGACGGCTTGGTGCCATCGTGCAGGGCTACGACGTGCGATCAGCGGCGCGTGAGCAGGTCGAATCGCTGGGCGCCAAATTCATCGAGTTGCCGATCAAGGCCGAGGGCGAGGGTGGCTATGCGCGTGAGCTGACCGACGAGGAAAAGGCGCAGCAGGCGGATGCACTGGCCGCGTACATCGCCAAGGTAGACGTCCTCATCACCACGGCCGCCATCCCTGGTCGGCCCTCGCCGAAGATCGTCAGCCAGGCGATGGCGGAAGGCATGAAGCCGGGTGCGGTGATCATCGATCTGGCCGCCGAGGGCGGTGGCAACTGTGAGCTGACACAGCCCGGCAAGACGATCACGCATGGCGAGGTCATTATCCACGGTCCGCTGAACATTCCCAGCCAGGTGCCGCTGCATGCCAGCGAGATGTACGCCAAGAACCTGTTCGCCTTCCTCCAGCTGATGCTGGCCGAAGGCGAACTCAAGCCGGATTTCGAGGATGAGGTGATCGCCAAGAGCTTGCTGACGCGGGACGGCACGATCACTCATGAGCCCACCCGTGCGTTGGTGGAGGGAGCATCGCAATGA
- the hemH gene encoding ferrochelatase, translating into MHYESENHYEHGRPARLGVLLTNLGTPDAPTPAALRRYLREFLWDPRVVEFPRLPWWLILNGVILNLRPRRSAHAYTKVWTTEGSPLLVHSRAQATGLRQRLEAACPGPVSLALAMRYGTPSIEAGLRELREAGAERLLVLPLYPQYSGSTTGSTFDAVAETLRRWRWVPELRFVNHYHDDLAYIAAMAARIRAHWAEHGRGDHLLFSFHGVPRRYLLAGDPYHCHCHKTARLLAEALALDESGWTLGFQSRFGREEWLKPYVDGLLRTWPSEGRRSVDVFCPGFSADCLETLEEIAMQNRELFIATGGHHYAYIPALNDQAEHLDALTALALRHAAGWPETDPGWSGQTEAAEAEATRRRALENGAQA; encoded by the coding sequence ATGCATTACGAAAGCGAGAACCACTACGAACACGGTCGTCCGGCACGTCTCGGCGTGCTGCTCACCAACCTCGGCACCCCCGACGCGCCCACGCCGGCGGCCCTGCGTCGCTACCTGCGCGAATTTCTCTGGGATCCGCGCGTGGTCGAATTCCCGCGTCTGCCCTGGTGGCTGATCCTCAACGGCGTGATCCTCAACCTCCGCCCGCGCCGCTCGGCGCATGCCTACACCAAGGTGTGGACCACCGAAGGCTCGCCGCTGCTGGTCCACAGCCGCGCGCAGGCCACCGGGCTGCGCCAGCGCCTGGAGGCGGCTTGCCCCGGACCGGTATCGCTCGCACTGGCCATGCGCTACGGCACGCCCTCCATCGAGGCCGGCCTGCGCGAGCTGCGCGAGGCCGGCGCCGAGCGCCTGTTGGTGTTACCGCTGTACCCCCAGTATTCCGGCTCGACCACGGGCTCGACCTTCGATGCCGTTGCCGAGACGCTACGACGCTGGCGCTGGGTGCCCGAACTACGCTTCGTGAACCACTATCACGACGACCTCGCCTACATCGCCGCCATGGCCGCGCGCATCCGCGCCCACTGGGCCGAACACGGACGCGGCGATCATCTACTGTTCTCCTTCCACGGCGTACCCCGGCGTTACCTGCTCGCCGGCGATCCCTATCACTGCCACTGCCACAAGACTGCACGGCTGCTCGCCGAAGCGCTGGCGCTCGACGAGTCCGGCTGGACCCTCGGCTTCCAGTCGCGCTTCGGCCGCGAGGAATGGCTCAAGCCTTATGTCGACGGCCTGCTGCGCACTTGGCCCTCGGAAGGGCGGCGCAGCGTCGACGTGTTCTGCCCCGGCTTCTCGGCCGACTGCCTCGAAACCCTGGAAGAAATCGCGATGCAGAACCGCGAGCTCTTCATCGCCACCGGTGGCCACCACTACGCCTATATTCCCGCCCTCAACGACCAGGCCGAACATCTCGACGCACTCACCGCGCTCGCACTGCGACACGCCGCCGGCTGGCCTGAAACCGACCCCGGCTGGAGCGGTCAGACCGAGGCCGCCGAGGCCGAGGCGACCCGTCGTCGCGCGTTGGAAAACGGCGCCCAGGCGTAG
- a CDS encoding NAD(P) transhydrogenase subunit alpha, which translates to MIEGFVALYIFMLAAFTGYEVISKVPVILHTPLMSGSNFIHGIVLVGAMVALGHAHTGLEQLVGFVGVLLAAGNVVGGFIVTERMLDMFKASGKGGK; encoded by the coding sequence ATGATTGAGGGATTCGTCGCGCTCTATATTTTCATGCTTGCGGCCTTCACCGGCTACGAGGTGATCTCCAAGGTGCCTGTGATCCTGCACACGCCGCTGATGTCGGGCTCCAATTTCATTCACGGCATCGTGCTGGTCGGCGCCATGGTGGCGTTGGGGCATGCGCATACCGGGCTGGAGCAACTGGTCGGTTTCGTCGGCGTCCTGCTGGCCGCGGGCAACGTGGTTGGTGGCTTCATCGTGACCGAGCGTATGCTCGACATGTTCAAGGCCAGCGGCAAGGGAGGCAAGTGA
- a CDS encoding HNH endonuclease: MDLDQRVLRTDAAGMPLEWIDYQDAVRLYYAGQVVYSCGSLLYTLHGGTNSHTGRRSQVAVHAIVATLGAKRRMAMQYTPPLNNNALFRRDGYLCLYCGTHFSSRDLSRDHVRPLSQGGQDRWNNVVAACKRCNHHKAARTPEEAGMQLIAVPFTPTHAEYVYLQGKRVLSDQMAFLRAHFPRSSPLHQRMS; encoded by the coding sequence ATGGATCTCGACCAAAGGGTTCTTCGCACCGACGCGGCGGGCATGCCGCTCGAGTGGATCGATTACCAGGACGCGGTACGCCTGTACTACGCCGGTCAGGTGGTCTATAGCTGCGGCAGCCTGCTCTACACCCTCCATGGCGGCACCAACAGCCACACCGGGCGACGCAGCCAAGTTGCCGTTCACGCCATTGTCGCCACCCTCGGCGCAAAACGGCGCATGGCCATGCAGTACACCCCGCCGCTCAACAACAACGCCCTGTTCCGGCGCGATGGCTACCTCTGTCTCTACTGCGGCACCCACTTCTCCTCGCGCGACCTCTCCCGCGACCACGTCCGTCCCCTGAGCCAGGGCGGTCAGGATCGCTGGAACAATGTCGTCGCCGCCTGCAAGCGCTGCAACCACCACAAGGCCGCACGCACCCCCGAAGAGGCCGGCATGCAGCTCATCGCCGTCCCCTTCACGCCAACCCACGCCGAATACGTCTATCTCCAAGGCAAGCGCGTGCTGTCCGATCAGATGGCCTTCCTGCGCGCACACTTCCCACGTAGCAGTCCGCTGCACCAGCGCATGAGCTGA
- the argS gene encoding arginine--tRNA ligase, whose translation MKADIQVLFQSALDALVAAGELPTDIAVAVPVTRTRDEAHGDFATSVAMQLAKPARRKPREIAEALVAHLPQDPRIEAVEIAGPGFINVRLTRAARLGAIEAVLEHGPDYGRSMIGAGRRVQVEFVSANPTGPLHVGHGRGAAYGAAVASLLATAGFAVQREYYVNDAGRQMSILAASVWLRYLERCGITFAFPVNGYKGEYVREIAEVLYTEEGDAWAADAQAVFADVPPDEPAGGDKELHIDALIERARALLGDNRYRYVFELGLNRILDDIREDLREFGVEYDVWYSERTLAERGLVHKAVERLREAGRVYEQDGALWFRSTEFGDEKDRVVQRDNGQTTYFASDIAYHMDKFERGFERVINVWGADHHGYVPRVKAALQAMGEDPARLDVLLVQFAILYRGGERVQMSTRSGSFVTLRELRDEVGKDAARFFYVMRAASQHMDFDLDLAKSQSSDNPVYYIQYAHARVSSVMRQLAEKGLTHDPVHGAANAHRLETAQEIALVSQLARYPELIEDAALAAEPHQLAHFLRELAQGFHAWYNAEQFLVDDAALRDARLNLGLAIQQVIRNGLGLLGVSAPEAM comes from the coding sequence GTGAAAGCCGATATTCAAGTCCTGTTCCAAAGTGCTCTCGACGCCCTCGTGGCGGCCGGCGAATTACCCACCGATATCGCCGTCGCGGTACCCGTTACCCGCACGCGGGACGAGGCCCACGGCGACTTCGCCACCTCCGTCGCAATGCAGCTTGCCAAGCCCGCGCGACGCAAGCCACGGGAGATCGCCGAGGCACTGGTCGCGCATTTGCCGCAGGACCCGCGCATCGAGGCCGTCGAGATCGCCGGCCCCGGCTTCATCAATGTCCGTCTGACCCGCGCGGCGCGCCTGGGCGCAATCGAAGCGGTGCTGGAGCATGGGCCCGATTATGGGCGCAGCATGATCGGCGCAGGTCGTCGTGTGCAGGTTGAATTCGTTTCCGCCAACCCGACCGGGCCGCTGCACGTGGGCCACGGCCGCGGTGCGGCCTACGGCGCAGCGGTGGCCAGCCTGCTCGCCACGGCCGGTTTTGCGGTGCAGCGCGAGTATTACGTTAACGACGCCGGCCGGCAGATGAGCATCCTCGCCGCCAGTGTCTGGCTGCGCTATCTGGAGCGCTGCGGTATCACGTTCGCGTTTCCGGTCAATGGTTACAAGGGCGAATACGTGCGTGAAATCGCCGAGGTGCTGTACACCGAGGAAGGCGATGCCTGGGCAGCCGACGCGCAGGCGGTGTTCGCGGATGTGCCGCCCGACGAACCCGCCGGCGGCGACAAGGAATTGCACATCGATGCGCTGATCGAGCGCGCGCGCGCGCTGCTCGGCGACAACCGCTATCGCTACGTCTTCGAGCTGGGCCTGAACCGCATCCTCGACGACATCCGCGAGGACCTGCGCGAATTCGGTGTCGAGTACGACGTGTGGTATTCCGAACGCACGCTGGCCGAGCGCGGTCTCGTCCACAAGGCCGTCGAGCGTTTGCGCGAAGCCGGTCGCGTCTACGAGCAGGATGGTGCGCTGTGGTTCCGCTCCACCGAATTCGGTGACGAAAAGGACCGTGTGGTACAGCGCGACAACGGCCAGACCACCTATTTCGCCTCCGACATCGCCTACCACATGGACAAGTTCGAGCGCGGCTTCGAGCGCGTGATCAACGTCTGGGGTGCCGATCATCATGGTTACGTGCCACGCGTGAAGGCGGCGCTGCAGGCCATGGGCGAGGACCCTGCACGCCTTGACGTGCTGCTGGTGCAGTTCGCCATTCTCTATCGCGGCGGCGAACGTGTGCAGATGTCCACGCGCTCCGGCTCCTTCGTCACCCTGCGCGAACTGCGCGACGAGGTCGGCAAGGATGCCGCGCGCTTCTTCTACGTCATGCGCGCCGCCTCTCAGCACATGGACTTCGATCTGGATCTGGCCAAGTCACAGTCCTCGGACAATCCGGTCTATTACATCCAGTACGCACACGCCCGTGTGTCCAGCGTGATGCGCCAGCTCGCTGAGAAGGGACTGACGCACGACCCGGTTCATGGCGCAGCCAACGCGCATCGCCTGGAAACCGCGCAGGAGATCGCCCTGGTCAGCCAGCTGGCGCGTTATCCCGAACTGATCGAGGACGCTGCGCTCGCCGCCGAGCCGCACCAGCTCGCCCACTTCCTGCGCGAGCTGGCGCAGGGCTTTCACGCCTGGTACAACGCCGAGCAATTCCTGGTGGACGACGCCGCGCTACGTGATGCCCGTCTCAACCTGGGTCTGGCCATCCAACAGGTTATTCGCAACGGTCTCGGCTTGCTCGGGGTGTCCGCCCCAGAGGCGATGTAG
- a CDS encoding DUF4034 domain-containing protein, giving the protein MKSTAESKRKILTTRTLSLLGLLIVVLIVGGSVLWRTQWIQTGHDVPAGNTSSSLLPQLDEAAHRIAGKPPRAPSTYATGLSVRAAIARGDYALADKTLRASLADSQVKGWHFNPFAAVMFYAARPGMNGFEARLDEWIKREPNSAIAYLVRALYRYDTAWQIRGTRFVNAVQPAHLRAFNEGLNRSADDVAQAMRLDGNNPYAAFLLLKILSGAGNTVEMENAFQAAIHKFPTYYPLYLQRLTTLEPKWGGSPQAMYAFVDTYAGEAAPDSPLKMLYLRLYADLLSATALVCQNAHADQHAQCIDQGMHSLVTDALEKNVYGVLEMYKPAHNAPFTIEIGGILNDMVLTRGGERYAGALLQLAAHIMGSDNQLTAPDASHNNFMMDRLSGLVWYRQRQYASAEKLYMRALADLPNTHFDSVVQKDAMRAMLYDALSHAYSQMHRYRESVIYNMAAAQVIGGRSIAGYDNLTCAGLFKLKHYDDAIHACTAQAEDSGSDEALFWRAKAYEATHRIPLALHDYRQLAESESRYRSYAAIEISVIYGHENHLTKMLQALNTYDYLYDEAHEDKMDMASAYNNRCYAEMHLGQLQQALKDCTQSLRFGSLPDAYSKQQELIKKLRTHPQSDGS; this is encoded by the coding sequence GTGAAATCTACCGCGGAGTCCAAAAGAAAAATACTGACGACCCGTACCCTTTCATTACTCGGCTTGCTGATCGTCGTCCTCATCGTCGGCGGCTCCGTACTGTGGCGGACACAATGGATACAGACTGGACACGACGTGCCAGCCGGCAACACATCCTCCTCACTGTTGCCCCAACTCGATGAGGCGGCCCATCGGATAGCCGGCAAGCCGCCTCGCGCCCCATCCACATATGCAACCGGCCTGTCAGTACGAGCGGCCATTGCACGAGGGGATTACGCCTTAGCCGACAAGACGCTCCGCGCCAGCCTAGCCGACAGCCAAGTGAAAGGCTGGCATTTCAACCCCTTTGCTGCGGTAATGTTTTATGCCGCACGTCCAGGTATGAACGGTTTTGAAGCCCGTTTGGACGAATGGATCAAACGCGAGCCAAACTCGGCCATTGCATATCTCGTACGTGCGTTATATCGCTACGATACCGCGTGGCAGATTCGCGGCACGCGATTCGTGAACGCGGTACAGCCGGCGCACCTACGCGCCTTCAACGAAGGCCTGAACCGCTCCGCCGACGATGTTGCGCAGGCCATGCGACTGGATGGCAACAATCCATATGCCGCCTTCCTGCTGCTGAAAATTCTCAGTGGCGCCGGCAACACGGTTGAAATGGAAAATGCATTCCAGGCCGCAATCCATAAATTTCCGACCTACTACCCGCTTTATCTTCAGCGGTTGACCACGCTCGAACCCAAATGGGGCGGGTCGCCGCAAGCGATGTATGCCTTCGTCGACACCTACGCCGGCGAAGCCGCCCCGGATTCACCGCTGAAAATGCTGTATCTGCGGCTCTATGCAGACCTGCTCAGCGCGACCGCACTCGTTTGCCAGAACGCACACGCCGATCAGCATGCCCAGTGTATCGATCAAGGCATGCACAGCCTGGTCACCGACGCACTGGAAAAAAATGTCTATGGCGTCTTGGAAATGTACAAGCCTGCGCACAATGCCCCGTTCACCATCGAGATCGGAGGCATTCTGAATGACATGGTGCTGACGCGCGGTGGTGAGCGTTACGCGGGCGCCCTCCTCCAGCTGGCCGCCCACATCATGGGCAGCGACAATCAGCTGACGGCGCCCGATGCCAGCCACAACAATTTCATGATGGACCGTCTGTCCGGCCTGGTCTGGTATCGGCAGCGCCAGTACGCAAGCGCGGAAAAACTGTACATGCGGGCGCTTGCCGATCTGCCCAATACGCATTTCGACAGTGTCGTCCAGAAGGATGCGATGCGCGCGATGCTGTACGACGCTTTATCCCACGCCTACAGCCAAATGCATCGCTACCGAGAATCCGTGATCTACAACATGGCTGCTGCGCAGGTAATCGGCGGACGCAGTATCGCCGGATACGACAATCTCACCTGCGCCGGGCTGTTCAAGCTCAAACACTACGACGACGCCATCCATGCGTGCACGGCGCAAGCCGAGGATAGCGGCAGCGATGAAGCGTTATTTTGGCGTGCCAAGGCCTATGAGGCCACGCATCGGATTCCACTGGCGCTGCACGATTATCGTCAATTAGCCGAATCCGAGAGCCGCTACCGCTCATATGCCGCAATCGAGATTTCCGTTATCTACGGTCACGAAAATCATCTGACCAAAATGCTTCAGGCGCTGAATACCTACGATTATTTGTATGATGAAGCTCATGAAGACAAAATGGATATGGCCAGTGCGTACAACAATCGTTGTTACGCTGAGATGCATCTTGGTCAACTGCAACAGGCACTCAAGGATTGCACCCAATCGCTGCGCTTCGGCAGCCTCCCTGACGCCTATTCGAAACAGCAAGAACTGATCAAAAAGCTGCGAACGCACCCGCAATCCGATGGCTCATAG
- a CDS encoding primosomal protein N', with the protein MTTSLPKVIRVAVPLPLREAFDYLPPPGMDAAAVPIGARVTVRVGRQRLVGLVCEAGVASRVDAARLRPAQACLDEVPLVDAYTLALIRFAADYYHHPIGEVVMNALPGLLREGVGVDAAGIEVWRLAPAVDASHASVTRAARQRALLDYFTTLGADRAHGPEALAGFGDGWRAPLRQLMDKGLVLRERRPCLAASPGGDAWPTLNPAQAEAVAGIWPAEATPVFAAHLLEGVTGSGKTEVYLHLIERALAAGRQALVLVPEIGLTPQLLARFRSRFAVPIAALHSGLGDAERRCAWLTAAAGEAPIVIGTRSAVFTPLPRLGLIVVDEEHDGSFKQQENLRYHARDLAIWRARAQGACVVLGSATPSLETLHHARAGRYGHHRLRRRAGMAKPPALRLLDIRHKRLDAGLSGPMLAAVGERIKAGEQVLLFLNRRGYAPVLICQGCGWLARCPRCDVPMTYHAQARRLRCHHCEYETPLPAACPECKQVDPVPLGQGTERLESILAARFPEVGILRIDRDTTRRRGALAERLEAVHSGDYPLLIGTQMLTKGHHFPSVTLVGVIDADQGLYSVDYRAHERLAQLLVQVAGRAGREEQPGEVLIQTCQPEHPLLITLLRDGYPAAAEVILGERKATGMPPYSHLALLRAEAPGESVPDDFLNAVAGALSPLAGGEVDLLGPVPAPMPRRAGRYRAQLLLRAATRAPLHRLLREGLPRIDALPEARRVRWSLDVDPVDLY; encoded by the coding sequence GTGACGACGAGTCTCCCCAAGGTCATCCGCGTCGCCGTGCCCCTCCCCCTGCGCGAGGCCTTCGACTATCTGCCGCCTCCTGGAATGGATGCGGCAGCGGTGCCGATCGGCGCGCGCGTGACCGTGCGTGTGGGGCGTCAGCGGTTGGTTGGGTTGGTGTGCGAGGCGGGGGTTGCATCGCGCGTCGACGCGGCGCGTTTGCGACCGGCGCAGGCATGCCTGGACGAGGTTCCGCTAGTCGACGCGTATACCCTGGCACTGATCCGCTTCGCCGCCGACTACTATCACCACCCCATTGGGGAGGTGGTGATGAACGCGTTACCGGGCTTGCTGCGCGAGGGGGTCGGCGTGGATGCCGCGGGGATTGAGGTCTGGCGGCTCGCGCCAGCCGTCGATGCGAGCCATGCGAGCGTGACACGTGCGGCGCGTCAGCGTGCATTGCTGGATTATTTCACGACACTCGGCGCGGATCGTGCGCATGGCCCGGAGGCCCTCGCCGGTTTCGGTGACGGTTGGCGCGCACCGTTGCGGCAACTGATGGACAAGGGTTTGGTGTTGCGCGAGCGCCGTCCCTGCTTGGCTGCTTCGCCTGGTGGCGACGCATGGCCGACGCTCAATCCGGCGCAGGCCGAGGCGGTGGCCGGCATCTGGCCGGCCGAGGCGACACCGGTATTTGCCGCACACCTGCTGGAGGGCGTGACGGGTAGCGGCAAGACTGAGGTTTATCTGCACCTCATCGAGCGCGCGCTTGCGGCCGGGCGCCAGGCGCTGGTGCTGGTGCCCGAGATCGGCCTGACGCCACAGTTGCTCGCGCGTTTTCGCAGTCGTTTTGCGGTGCCCATTGCCGCGCTGCATTCCGGCCTGGGCGATGCTGAACGGCGCTGTGCCTGGCTGACGGCGGCGGCCGGCGAGGCGCCCATCGTGATCGGTACGCGTTCGGCGGTGTTCACGCCGCTGCCGCGCCTTGGCCTGATCGTGGTCGACGAGGAGCACGACGGCTCCTTCAAGCAACAGGAAAATCTGCGCTACCACGCCCGCGATCTGGCGATTTGGCGCGCACGGGCACAGGGCGCTTGCGTCGTGCTCGGCAGCGCCACGCCGTCGCTGGAGACGCTGCATCACGCACGGGCGGGGCGCTACGGGCATCATCGTCTGCGTCGCCGTGCGGGCATGGCGAAGCCGCCCGCCCTGCGCCTGCTGGACATCCGCCACAAGCGGCTCGATGCAGGCCTGTCCGGGCCGATGCTGGCGGCTGTCGGCGAACGGATCAAGGCTGGCGAGCAGGTGTTGCTGTTCCTCAACCGTCGCGGTTATGCGCCGGTCCTGATCTGTCAGGGTTGTGGATGGTTGGCGCGCTGCCCGCGCTGCGACGTACCGATGACCTATCACGCCCAGGCGCGCCGTTTGCGTTGCCACCACTGCGAATACGAAACCCCGCTCCCGGCGGCCTGTCCCGAGTGCAAACAGGTCGATCCGGTGCCGCTCGGTCAGGGCACGGAGCGCCTGGAGTCGATCCTTGCCGCGCGCTTTCCCGAGGTCGGCATCCTGCGCATCGACCGCGATACCACGCGCCGGCGCGGGGCGCTGGCCGAACGTTTGGAAGCGGTCCACAGCGGCGACTACCCGCTGCTGATCGGCACGCAGATGCTGACCAAAGGACATCACTTCCCGTCGGTGACTCTGGTTGGTGTGATCGATGCGGATCAAGGGCTGTACAGCGTCGATTACCGCGCCCACGAGCGCCTCGCCCAGCTCCTGGTTCAGGTCGCCGGGCGCGCCGGGCGCGAAGAGCAGCCGGGCGAGGTGTTGATCCAGACCTGCCAACCGGAACACCCACTCCTGATCACGCTGCTGCGCGACGGTTATCCTGCCGCCGCCGAGGTGATTCTTGGCGAGCGCAAGGCAACCGGGATGCCGCCTTACAGTCACCTCGCGCTGTTGCGTGCGGAGGCGCCCGGCGAATCCGTGCCCGACGATTTCCTGAATGCGGTGGCCGGGGCGCTGAGTCCCCTGGCCGGTGGCGAAGTGGACCTGCTCGGGCCGGTGCCCGCGCCGATGCCGCGACGCGCCGGCCGTTACCGCGCGCAGTTACTGCTACGGGCAGCGACGCGCGCGCCCCTGCATCGTTTGCTGCGCGAAGGTTTGCCACGTATCGACGCATTGCCCGAGGCCAGACGGGTCCGCTGGTCGCTGGATGTCGACCCGGTGGATCTGTATTGA